A genomic stretch from Bradyrhizobium quebecense includes:
- a CDS encoding very short patch repair endonuclease, with amino-acid sequence MPLSECRAEEQTSMSSIPSDVRSQMMRSIRKSNTAPELSVRKLLRDIGVRYRLHARDLPGSPDIVLRQKHKAIFVHGCFWHQHPGCKLAKRPSARPEYWLPKLIHNQERDRLALAALADLMWSVLVVWECELNDPELLRTKLKRFVCADRR; translated from the coding sequence ATGCCTCTTTCCGAATGCAGAGCGGAGGAGCAAACCAGCATGAGTTCTATCCCTTCCGACGTCCGTTCGCAGATGATGCGGAGCATAAGGAAGTCAAACACAGCGCCGGAGCTATCTGTTCGGAAGTTGCTTCGCGATATCGGTGTTCGCTATCGACTCCATGCGAGAGACCTGCCCGGTAGCCCAGACATTGTCCTGCGCCAGAAGCATAAGGCTATCTTCGTACATGGTTGCTTCTGGCACCAGCACCCCGGCTGCAAGCTGGCAAAGCGTCCTTCCGCTCGACCGGAGTACTGGCTGCCAAAGCTCATACACAACCAAGAACGCGACAGATTGGCGCTGGCTGCATTAGCTGACTTGATGTGGAGCGTGCTCGTTGTGTGGGAATGCGAATTGAATGATCCCGAGCTTCTACGGACTAAGCTCAAAAGGTTCGTCTGCGCCGACCGGCGTTGA
- a CDS encoding DNA cytosine methyltransferase yields the protein MKKFTAISLYTGAGGLDYGFEAAGFRTAVAVELDELCVQTIQLNRRWPVIQSDINSVSVDQILEKAKLKVSEPDVLIGGPPCQPFSKSGFWATGSTKRLDDPRASTLENFLRVLEGTKPRAFLMENVEGLGFKGKDEGLQHIRKRLDEINVQHGTNYVPFTAVLNAADFGVPQLRRRLFVIAARDGSSFVFPDESHAPLAELRAGQRRYLTAWDALRSIRLSKAELASLKLRGKWANLLPSIPEGQNYLWHTDRGEGEPLFGWRRRYWSFLLKLAKNAPSWTIQAQPGPATGPFHWTSRLLSVREIARLQTFPKDIQIAGSYADAQRQLGNAVPSLLAEVLAGEISFQLLNRPVKGARKLAISLARAPIPAPEKVARVPAEYLMLRGDHEAHPGTGRGYRATSRDGSTPVGADEPFELSP from the coding sequence ATGAAGAAGTTCACCGCCATTAGTCTGTATACGGGGGCCGGTGGACTGGATTATGGCTTCGAAGCAGCTGGTTTTCGAACAGCAGTCGCCGTTGAGTTGGACGAGTTGTGCGTTCAGACAATCCAATTGAATCGGCGATGGCCTGTCATTCAATCAGACATCAACTCGGTCAGCGTTGATCAGATCTTGGAGAAGGCCAAGTTAAAGGTCTCCGAACCAGACGTCTTGATCGGAGGACCGCCTTGCCAGCCTTTCTCGAAATCCGGCTTCTGGGCTACAGGCTCGACGAAGCGGCTTGATGACCCGAGAGCATCGACCCTAGAGAATTTCTTGCGAGTCCTGGAGGGTACAAAGCCGCGCGCGTTTTTGATGGAGAACGTCGAAGGGCTCGGCTTCAAAGGCAAAGACGAAGGACTACAACACATACGTAAGAGGCTTGACGAGATTAACGTTCAGCACGGCACAAATTACGTGCCATTTACTGCAGTGTTGAACGCTGCCGATTTCGGAGTTCCCCAACTTCGTAGGAGGCTGTTCGTCATCGCTGCGCGGGACGGCTCCTCGTTTGTTTTTCCTGACGAAAGCCACGCACCGTTGGCCGAATTACGCGCCGGTCAGCGACGGTACCTAACCGCTTGGGATGCGCTACGCTCAATTCGACTTTCGAAAGCTGAACTAGCGTCCCTAAAATTGCGCGGCAAATGGGCCAACCTTCTACCCAGCATCCCCGAGGGCCAGAACTACCTTTGGCACACAGATCGGGGGGAAGGAGAACCACTGTTTGGATGGAGACGACGGTATTGGTCGTTTCTCTTGAAGCTTGCGAAGAACGCTCCCTCCTGGACCATTCAAGCTCAGCCAGGGCCCGCCACCGGACCTTTTCACTGGACTAGTAGGCTTTTGAGCGTCCGCGAGATCGCACGACTACAGACTTTTCCGAAGGATATTCAGATTGCGGGCTCGTATGCGGATGCACAGCGTCAACTAGGGAATGCTGTGCCTTCACTCCTGGCGGAAGTTCTTGCGGGTGAGATCAGTTTTCAGTTGCTCAACCGCCCTGTGAAGGGTGCGCGTAAGCTAGCGATTAGTCTTGCCCGGGCCCCCATTCCGGCTCCCGAAAAGGTCGCGCGCGTTCCGGCGGAGTACTTGATGCTGCGAGGCGATCACGAGGCACATCCAGGAACGGGCCGAGGTTATCGCGCCACTTCGCGCGATGGATCAACGCCGGTCGGCGCAGACGAACCTTTTGAGCTTAGTCCGTAG